The sequence CCATTTCTGATTGATCTCCTGAACGACGGCGTCACGCCGCGTTTCGCGTTCGTCAATGACGGAAGAGACCATCAGCAGCGGGATCAGCAGTACCAGGATTATGACGCCGATCGTAATAATCTTGAGCGTTGCGGAATTGCTGAAATTGATGCCGGGCTTCGGGGGAGTGTCTTTGGCTTCGATGCGCTCTCCTTCACAGGTAGGTTGTGCCTCTGGGGTAGGATGATTCTATAGAAGACAACCTTAAACTTGTGGCAACGAAACCGGTGCAGCTTGCACGCCACTTGCATATGACGCACAAAGGAGTCAACGTGATCATTAAAGCCAACGTTCTCTACGACGGCCGCACGCGCCGGGAAGCATGTTATGTCCATATCGAGGGCAACCACATCAAAGCCGTGACGGAGAGGGCGGAGCGGTACGATTTCGAAGGGATCGTCACTCCTGCCTTTGTCGATCCGCACTCCCATATCGGGATGTTCCGGGAAGGCGAACCCTCCTCAGAGGCCGAAGGTAACGACATGACTGACCAGATCCAGCCGTTGAACGAGCCGCTGCAGAGCATTTATATGGATGATCCGGCTTTGACATATGCCATTGATTTCGGCGTGCTCTACAGCTGCATCGTCCCAGGCAGCGGCAACGTCATCGGCGGGAAGACGACCGTCATACGCCATTTTGCGTCAAACGTCGATGGTGCGCTGGTTAAATACCTGGGATACAAGATGGCGCTGGGCTACAACCCGACATCGACGCGGCAGTGGAAAGGAACGCGTCCCAATACGCGCATGGGGGTCAATGCACTCCTTGAAGAGCGTTTTGATACGCTGCTGGCCCGGGAAAAAAAAGTGCGTACTGCCCGCGATATCGCCCTGCTCGAGCTGGACGAAAGCGCTGATGGAGAGCTCCTTGCCCTCAAACATGAGCAGATCGAGGCGGACTACCATGCCGCCTTCACTGCGACGGAACATGCGCTGCTGGACCTGCTGCAGGGGAACAAACTCGTCAAGATCCACGTCCACAAAGAGGACGATGCACTTTATCTGATCGAGTTGGTCAAAAAGTACGGATTGCGCGCCAGCGCGGAGCATTGCATGGATATTCATCACCGCCATATCTTCGAAGCCCTCGATGCGGCGGGAATCCCGGTTGTCTTTGGACCGTTGGGAAGCGTCGGGTATAAAACCGAGCTCAAACAC is a genomic window of Sulfurimonas sp. HSL1-2 containing:
- a CDS encoding amidohydrolase family protein, which gives rise to MIIKANVLYDGRTRREACYVHIEGNHIKAVTERAERYDFEGIVTPAFVDPHSHIGMFREGEPSSEAEGNDMTDQIQPLNEPLQSIYMDDPALTYAIDFGVLYSCIVPGSGNVIGGKTTVIRHFASNVDGALVKYLGYKMALGYNPTSTRQWKGTRPNTRMGVNALLEERFDTLLAREKKVRTARDIALLELDESADGELLALKHEQIEADYHAAFTATEHALLDLLQGNKLVKIHVHKEDDALYLIELVKKYGLRASAEHCMDIHHRHIFEALDAAGIPVVFGPLGSVGYKTELKHASYKNVSELVGAKVPMAVMSDHPVIHAHTLRDASQYFMIAGLDATDAINLLTRENARAIDMDAELGTIEPGKWASLLLWDREPMMLGAIPRVVIGEGRVLRQ